One Nitrosopumilus piranensis genomic region harbors:
- the rqcH gene encoding ribosome rescue protein RqcH: MTLSGIELRYLVDKISKQVEDYYVSNIYGITKDSILFKLHHTEKSDLFMMISTYGIWLTKVKIDQVEPNKLLKRLRSDLLRLKLKKIEQIGAERIAYFTFEGFGKEFVLVGEFFGDGNILLCNNEMKILALQHSIDVRHRKLSVGLEYVQPPQSGLDIFNLSENDFEEIKTTDLVAAKWFGRTLGLPKKYVEGIFEMTNIDPKKIGNLLTNEEIKKIFGTTRKVVSDIVSENHNPVIVRNEKTEVLPIQLGKVKAEITKVNSFIEGLDTVFTQNIVEKGKSIQSSGSDKKIKELQTQISEQEKAIQTVKERSKSITNVANSLFEMISKGITSIENAVAQEILAKNNSKLISEKGISLVVIQDEKIKINTKASLQSIASTLFNEAKKQSGAINSIEEIKSKTLKKLEKLQNKTESEKDSILVSEIRKKNWYERYRWFHTTDGFLVIGGRDAASNSAVVRKHLEKNDKIFHGDIFGSPFFIIKDAQNAPDTSMNEVAHATVCFSRAWREGMYGVSAYWVNPDQVKKSAPSGEFLPKGSFTIEGQRNFIKSGNLKLAVGIIPQEEGYALTCGPPETIKKNSICYAIIEPQGIEMVDAAKKIRIEFTKIHEEITKKISIDEFVRVMPAGKSQVKDVGRGEADIQNFIDTELD; encoded by the coding sequence ATGACATTATCTGGAATTGAACTACGATATTTGGTAGATAAAATTTCAAAACAAGTTGAAGATTACTATGTTAGTAATATCTATGGAATAACAAAAGACAGTATACTCTTCAAACTACACCATACCGAAAAGAGTGATCTCTTCATGATGATCTCAACTTATGGGATTTGGTTAACTAAAGTAAAAATAGATCAGGTAGAACCAAACAAGCTACTCAAAAGATTGCGTAGTGATCTTCTTCGATTAAAATTAAAGAAAATAGAACAAATTGGTGCTGAGAGAATAGCATATTTTACTTTTGAAGGATTTGGAAAAGAATTTGTTTTGGTTGGTGAATTTTTTGGAGATGGGAATATTTTACTTTGTAATAATGAAATGAAGATTCTTGCACTACAACATTCAATTGATGTAAGACATAGAAAGTTAAGTGTAGGATTAGAATATGTTCAACCCCCTCAAAGTGGATTAGATATTTTCAATTTATCAGAAAATGATTTTGAAGAAATTAAAACAACAGATCTAGTTGCAGCAAAATGGTTTGGACGTACGCTAGGTTTACCAAAAAAATACGTTGAGGGGATTTTTGAAATGACAAATATTGATCCAAAAAAAATAGGAAATCTTTTAACAAATGAAGAAATTAAAAAAATATTTGGAACTACAAGAAAAGTTGTTTCAGACATAGTTTCAGAAAATCATAATCCAGTAATTGTTAGAAATGAAAAAACAGAAGTTCTTCCAATTCAGCTTGGAAAAGTTAAAGCAGAAATTACTAAAGTAAATAGCTTCATTGAGGGGCTTGATACTGTTTTTACACAAAACATTGTAGAAAAAGGAAAATCAATTCAATCAAGTGGTTCTGATAAGAAGATAAAAGAACTTCAAACTCAAATTTCTGAACAGGAAAAGGCAATTCAGACGGTAAAAGAGAGATCAAAGAGCATTACCAATGTTGCAAATTCTCTATTTGAAATGATTTCAAAAGGAATTACATCAATTGAAAATGCAGTTGCACAAGAAATTTTGGCAAAGAATAACTCAAAATTGATCAGCGAAAAAGGAATTTCATTAGTTGTTATTCAAGATGAAAAAATAAAGATAAACACTAAAGCATCTCTTCAATCAATTGCATCTACGTTATTTAATGAAGCAAAAAAACAATCAGGTGCAATTAATTCAATTGAAGAAATCAAGTCTAAAACTTTGAAAAAATTAGAAAAATTACAAAATAAAACAGAGTCTGAGAAAGATTCAATTCTAGTTTCAGAAATAAGAAAGAAAAATTGGTATGAAAGATATAGATGGTTCCATACAACTGATGGTTTCTTGGTAATTGGTGGCAGAGATGCTGCATCAAACTCGGCTGTTGTAAGAAAACATTTGGAAAAAAATGACAAAATTTTTCATGGTGATATTTTTGGGTCACCGTTTTTTATTATTAAAGATGCACAAAATGCACCTGATACTAGTATGAACGAAGTTGCACATGCCACAGTTTGTTTTAGTCGGGCTTGGAGAGAAGGAATGTATGGTGTTAGTGCATATTGGGTTAATCCTGATCAAGTAAAAAAATCTGCCCCTAGTGGAGAATTCCTTCCAAAAGGATCATTTACAATTGAAGGACAAAGAAATTTCATTAAAAGTGGAAATCTCAAACTAGCTGTAGGAATAATCCCACAAGAAGAGGGTTATGCGTTAACATGTGGCCCTCCTGAAACAATTAAGAAAAATTCAATCTGTTATGCAATTATTGAGCCTCAAGGAATTGAAATGGTAGATGCTGCAAAGAAAATTAGAATAGAATTCACAAAGATTCACGAAGAGATTACAAAGAAGATTAGTATTGATGAATTTGTACGTGTTATGCCTGCCGGAAAGAGTCAAGTAAAAGATGTCGGCAGAGGGGAAGCAGATATTCAAAATTTCATTGATACTGAATTGGATTAA